One region of Limnospira fusiformis SAG 85.79 genomic DNA includes:
- a CDS encoding polyribonucleotide nucleotidyltransferase, translating to MQEIDKSISFDGRDIRLKIGLLAPQAGGALLVESGDTSVLVTATRAEGRPGIDFLPLLVDYEERLYAGGRIPGGFLRREGRPPDRVTLTSRLIDRPLRPLIPGWIRDDIQIVATTLSMDEQVPPDVLAVTGASVAVLLARIPFYGPMAAVRVGLVGDDFIINPTYKEIRNGDLDLVVAGSPQGVVMVEAGANELPEHDVIEAIDFGYEAVMDLIKAQTEIMQELGIENPIEEPPPEDPTLIEFIQERVTEPVKKVLGQFELTKDERDAALDVIKEEQIVSAIALMPEDDPISLFNTENPKAVGMIFKDITKKLMRQQILSEGVRVDGRNLDQVRPVSCRVGLLPKRVHGSGLFNRGLTQVLSIATLGTPGDAQDLDDLHPQDEKRYMHHYNFPPYSVGETRPMRSPGRREIGHGALAERALLPVLPSKEQFPYVIRIVSEVLSSNGSTSMGSVCGSTLALMDAGVPIVKPVSGAAMGLIKEGSEVRILTDIQGIEDFLGDMDFKVAGTDSGITALQMDMKITGLSLDVVADAIAKAKPARLHILEKMLEVLPKPRPDLSPFAPRLLTLKIDPDLIGLVIGPGGKTIKGITEETGVKIDIDDDGTVTIASTDSENAARAYQIVQGMTRKLNAGDVYVGKVTRIIPIGAFVEVLPGKEGMIHISQLAEYRVPKVEDEVAVGDEVIVKVREIDPKGRINLTRLKIHPDEAAAAKAAASSGTVQ from the coding sequence ATGCAAGAAATTGATAAGTCGATATCCTTTGATGGACGGGATATTAGACTCAAGATTGGATTACTAGCGCCGCAGGCGGGGGGAGCCCTGTTAGTAGAATCAGGAGATACATCAGTTCTGGTAACAGCAACTCGTGCAGAAGGAAGACCGGGAATTGATTTCCTGCCCCTATTAGTAGATTATGAGGAAAGACTTTATGCTGGTGGTCGTATCCCCGGCGGATTTCTACGGAGAGAGGGTCGCCCCCCAGATCGCGTTACTCTCACCAGTCGCTTGATTGACCGCCCCCTACGTCCTCTCATTCCCGGTTGGATTAGAGATGATATTCAAATAGTTGCCACTACTTTGTCTATGGATGAGCAAGTACCACCGGATGTTCTGGCGGTAACAGGTGCTTCTGTGGCTGTGTTGTTGGCGCGAATTCCTTTTTATGGACCTATGGCGGCGGTGCGTGTGGGATTAGTGGGAGATGATTTCATTATTAATCCTACCTACAAGGAAATTAGAAACGGTGACCTCGATTTGGTGGTGGCTGGGTCGCCCCAAGGTGTGGTCATGGTGGAGGCGGGGGCTAATGAATTGCCAGAACATGATGTGATTGAGGCGATCGATTTCGGTTATGAGGCGGTCATGGATTTGATTAAAGCCCAAACTGAAATTATGCAGGAATTGGGGATTGAGAACCCGATCGAAGAACCGCCACCAGAAGATCCGACTTTGATAGAATTTATCCAAGAACGGGTTACAGAACCAGTTAAAAAGGTTCTGGGTCAGTTTGAGTTGACCAAAGATGAACGGGATGCTGCTCTTGATGTGATCAAAGAAGAGCAAATTGTCAGTGCGATCGCACTAATGCCAGAAGATGACCCCATTAGCTTGTTCAATACCGAAAATCCTAAAGCGGTGGGGATGATCTTTAAAGACATCACCAAAAAACTCATGCGACAGCAAATCCTCTCCGAGGGAGTGCGGGTTGATGGTCGCAATTTAGACCAGGTGCGTCCGGTGTCCTGTCGGGTGGGATTATTACCAAAACGAGTCCATGGTAGTGGTTTATTTAATCGCGGTCTAACTCAGGTCCTCTCTATTGCTACTCTGGGGACCCCCGGAGATGCTCAAGATCTTGATGACCTCCACCCCCAAGATGAAAAACGCTATATGCACCACTACAATTTCCCTCCCTATTCTGTGGGGGAAACAAGACCTATGCGATCGCCAGGACGTAGAGAAATTGGTCACGGTGCTTTGGCGGAAAGGGCTTTATTGCCTGTGCTACCATCAAAAGAGCAGTTCCCCTATGTGATTCGGATTGTCTCTGAGGTGCTATCCTCTAATGGGTCTACTTCTATGGGGTCCGTTTGTGGGTCCACTCTGGCTTTGATGGATGCTGGGGTTCCCATTGTCAAGCCTGTGAGTGGCGCGGCGATGGGTTTGATTAAAGAAGGGTCGGAAGTTCGTATCCTCACAGATATTCAAGGGATTGAAGACTTTTTGGGAGATATGGATTTTAAAGTCGCAGGTACCGATAGTGGTATCACCGCCCTACAAATGGACATGAAGATTACTGGCTTGTCCTTGGATGTAGTCGCAGATGCGATCGCCAAAGCTAAACCCGCGCGGCTGCATATTCTCGAGAAAATGCTGGAAGTCCTACCCAAACCTCGTCCTGACCTATCTCCCTTCGCACCTCGCCTGCTGACATTGAAAATTGATCCAGACTTAATCGGTCTGGTCATTGGTCCGGGAGGTAAAACCATTAAAGGAATTACCGAAGAAACAGGCGTTAAAATTGACATCGACGATGATGGCACTGTTACCATTGCCTCTACAGACAGCGAAAACGCCGCCCGCGCTTACCAAATTGTTCAGGGTATGACCCGCAAGCTAAACGCCGGAGATGTCTATGTAGGGAAAGTTACCAGGATTATTCCTATTGGTGCTTTTGTGGAAGTTCTACCTGGAAAGGAAGGCATGATTCACATTTCTCAATTAGCAGAATACCGAGTCCCCAAAGTTGAGGATGAGGTGGCTGTTGGAGATGAGGTCATCGTGAAAGTCCGCGAAATTGACCCCAAAGGTCGGATTAACTTAACCCGCCTAAAAATACACCCCGACGAAGCCGCCGCCGCCAAGGCTGCTGCTAGTAGTGGCACTGTGCAATAG
- a CDS encoding DEAD/DEAH box helicase, with the protein MAILHGTWRINPDDSYVFIWGETWRGGGAQQDNPSEIAPYSFAMTEEELSQWSLGQDIALSKLSPETITEAIPLPTHIDSHTGHLTPIHSAATEAAEAADIYLYPWLVTGYRLNPSDAFDLFESLPLGAIDLDWLGEDVRFWSHVNRWSLDLLARRKFLPVISASDSKAIAQWQPILDSATDRARLLKFAGLMPTVCRMSGLSPLQPQKGSSIFSALFLPGRAEDLILGALGAIIDCQVRPIAQEVERKALTNVAILTPVVRMWLHGLADDAGGYIEADTEEIDTLQTSLENWMFPLQQSLVEQTLFRASFSLQPPQGKTKDWRLEYGLQAIDDPDFVVEAATIWEHPVEAFIYRERTIRYPQETLLAGLGLACKLYPLMEKSLSEASPQGGWLESGQVYEFITRVAWRFNDSGLGVILPPGLSNREGWASRLGLRIKANTPKGKTQGKIGLKSLLNFKWELAIGGQSLSKAEFDRLVAKNSPLVEVNGEWVELRERDIKAAQAFFASRKEQMNLSLEDALRLSTGDTQTIERLPVVDFEAGGKLADLLTALTDNRTIDAIATPPTFKGELRPYQARGAGWLNFLQEWGLGACLADDMGLGKTIELIAFLLHLQLQENLINPVLLVCPTSVLGNWEREVKRFGPSLNTLVHHGDKRAKGKAFPPAIKGKNLVITSYALTYRDQSELQSVKWQGVVLDEAQNIKNPEAKQSKTVKTLEADFKIALTGTPVENRLSELWSILEFLNPGYLGQRPFFQRRFAIPIEKYGDTESLQILRSLVQPFILRRLKTDKDIIQDLPEKQENNVFCSLSKEQASLYQKLVDESLSEIESSTGIQRRGMILGLLVKLKQVCNHPLLLGAKTKAKKESPTLNPNYSGKLQRLNEMLEELISEGDRALIFTQFAEWGKLLKPYLEAKLNREILFLYGGTRKLQREQMVDRFQQDPQGPPVMILSLKAGGVGLNLTRANHVFHFDRWWNPAVENQATDRVFRIGQTRNVQVHKFVCTGTLEEKIHDLIESKQALAEQVVSSGEDWLTEMDTDQLRNLLILDRSSIIEESEET; encoded by the coding sequence ATGGCTATTTTACATGGAACTTGGCGGATTAACCCGGACGATAGTTATGTCTTCATTTGGGGGGAAACTTGGCGGGGGGGTGGCGCACAACAGGACAACCCGTCGGAAATAGCGCCCTATAGTTTCGCTATGACCGAGGAGGAACTCTCCCAATGGTCTCTCGGGCAAGATATAGCCTTATCTAAACTCTCTCCCGAGACTATCACAGAAGCGATCCCCCTTCCCACCCATATTGACAGCCATACTGGTCATCTTACCCCCATTCATTCCGCCGCCACAGAAGCCGCAGAAGCCGCAGATATCTACCTGTATCCTTGGTTAGTTACCGGGTATCGGCTGAACCCCAGTGATGCTTTTGACCTGTTCGAGTCCTTACCTTTAGGTGCGATAGATTTAGACTGGTTAGGAGAGGATGTCCGGTTTTGGTCTCATGTAAACCGCTGGAGTTTAGACCTTCTGGCTAGGCGTAAATTTTTACCTGTGATTAGCGCCAGTGACTCAAAAGCGATCGCCCAATGGCAGCCCATTCTTGATAGTGCCACAGATCGCGCCCGCCTGTTAAAATTTGCTGGCTTAATGCCGACCGTTTGTAGAATGTCCGGTTTATCGCCCCTACAGCCACAGAAGGGCTCATCTATCTTTTCTGCCCTATTTTTGCCCGGAAGGGCTGAGGATTTGATATTAGGGGCTTTAGGGGCAATCATTGATTGCCAGGTGCGTCCTATTGCCCAAGAAGTCGAACGCAAAGCCTTAACTAATGTAGCCATTCTCACCCCTGTGGTTAGAATGTGGTTGCATGGTTTAGCCGATGATGCTGGCGGCTACATAGAAGCTGATACGGAGGAAATAGATACCCTCCAGACCAGCTTAGAGAATTGGATGTTTCCCCTCCAACAGTCTTTGGTCGAACAAACCCTATTTAGGGCGAGTTTTAGTCTGCAACCTCCCCAGGGAAAAACTAAAGACTGGCGTTTAGAATATGGTTTACAGGCTATTGATGACCCTGATTTTGTCGTTGAGGCGGCGACTATTTGGGAACACCCAGTTGAGGCTTTTATTTATCGGGAAAGGACGATTCGTTATCCCCAAGAAACTCTCCTGGCTGGTTTAGGATTAGCTTGTAAATTATATCCGCTGATGGAGAAGAGTTTGTCAGAAGCTAGTCCCCAGGGCGGCTGGCTCGAATCTGGTCAGGTTTATGAGTTTATTACTCGTGTAGCTTGGCGATTTAATGATAGTGGCTTGGGGGTCATTTTACCACCAGGATTAAGTAATCGTGAAGGTTGGGCGAGTCGTTTGGGTTTGCGGATTAAAGCAAATACTCCTAAGGGTAAAACTCAGGGTAAAATTGGCTTAAAAAGTCTGTTAAATTTTAAATGGGAGTTAGCCATAGGTGGTCAAAGTTTATCTAAGGCAGAATTTGACCGTTTGGTGGCAAAAAATAGTCCGCTAGTTGAGGTTAACGGTGAATGGGTCGAGTTGCGAGAACGAGACATTAAAGCCGCTCAGGCTTTTTTTGCGAGTCGGAAAGAACAGATGAATCTTTCTCTGGAAGATGCTTTGCGTTTATCTACTGGAGATACTCAAACTATTGAACGACTCCCTGTCGTTGATTTTGAAGCTGGAGGGAAGTTGGCGGACTTGTTAACTGCTTTAACTGATAATCGTACCATTGATGCGATCGCTACTCCCCCCACTTTTAAGGGAGAGTTAAGACCTTATCAAGCCCGAGGTGCGGGTTGGTTGAATTTTCTGCAAGAATGGGGTCTGGGTGCTTGTTTGGCTGATGATATGGGGTTGGGAAAAACCATAGAATTGATTGCTTTTTTGCTACATTTACAGCTACAAGAAAATCTGATAAATCCAGTTTTATTGGTTTGTCCTACCTCCGTTTTAGGGAACTGGGAACGGGAAGTTAAGAGGTTTGGACCCAGTTTAAATACCTTGGTTCATCATGGAGATAAACGAGCCAAAGGAAAGGCTTTTCCCCCGGCTATTAAAGGCAAAAACTTGGTAATTACTAGCTATGCTTTGACCTATCGAGACCAGTCCGAATTACAATCAGTAAAATGGCAGGGTGTGGTTTTAGATGAAGCGCAAAATATTAAAAATCCCGAAGCCAAACAATCGAAAACAGTCAAGACATTAGAGGCAGATTTTAAAATTGCTTTAACTGGAACTCCCGTAGAAAATCGGTTATCTGAGTTATGGTCAATTTTGGAGTTTTTGAATCCTGGTTATCTAGGACAACGACCATTTTTTCAGCGTCGCTTTGCTATTCCCATTGAAAAGTATGGGGATACTGAATCATTGCAAATTTTGCGATCGCTCGTACAACCTTTTATTCTGCGTCGCCTCAAAACCGATAAAGATATTATTCAAGATTTACCCGAAAAGCAAGAAAATAACGTATTTTGTTCTCTTTCCAAAGAACAGGCTAGTTTATATCAAAAGTTGGTAGATGAATCACTCTCAGAAATTGAATCTTCTACCGGGATACAAAGACGCGGGATGATTTTAGGATTATTGGTAAAATTAAAGCAGGTTTGTAATCATCCCTTATTATTAGGTGCGAAAACCAAAGCCAAGAAAGAATCGCCAACCCTAAACCCCAACTATTCTGGGAAGTTGCAGCGTTTAAATGAAATGTTAGAGGAGTTAATATCAGAAGGCGATCGCGCTTTGATTTTCACCCAATTCGCCGAATGGGGTAAACTCTTAAAACCCTATTTAGAAGCCAAGTTAAATCGAGAAATCCTGTTTTTATATGGGGGAACGCGGAAACTTCAGCGAGAACAAATGGTCGATCGCTTTCAACAAGACCCCCAGGGACCTCCGGTGATGATTTTATCTCTCAAAGCTGGGGGAGTCGGTTTAAACCTAACCCGCGCTAACCATGTATTTCACTTTGACCGTTGGTGGAACCCAGCCGTAGAAAATCAAGCCACCGATAGGGTATTTCGGATTGGTCAAACTCGCAATGTACAAGTGCATAAATTTGTCTGTACCGGAACCTTAGAAGAAAAAATCCATGACCTCATAGAAAGTAAACAAGCCTTAGCCGAACAAGTAGTTAGTTCCGGCGAAGACTGGCTCACCGAAATGGATACCGACCAACTCAGAAACCTATTGATTTTAGACAGAAGTTCCATTATCGAAGAGTCCGAAGAAACCTAA
- the phaA gene encoding acetyl-CoA acetyltransferase PhaA gives MTEVYIVSATRTPLGRFGGGLSGFSPADLGAHAMKAALAKAGVSGENLDLYIFGNVLRAGHGQLIPRQAALKAGIPATVDGYAIDMVCSSAMMSLINGCYTIKAGEADLVLAGGTECMSQTGFFLSHRARWGYKFLMGAPEQLMDILLYDGLTDSTTGDGMGDETERLAAEHGFSRQALDEVAFYSQKRAAEATEKGLFKNEISPIEVSSRKGTQVIDTDEGIRAETTLESLAKLRPAFQKDGVLTAGNSSQISDGAAAIILASEAAVQKYGLKPLAKVLGGAWAGGESWRFPEVPIFATQKLLGRLKMSVNDFDLLENNEAFAVSTLLFDKMLGVSQDKLNVNGGAIALGHPIGASGSRIVVTLLNALEQHDKSLGLAALCHGTGGGTAFAIERV, from the coding sequence ATGACAGAAGTTTATATCGTCTCCGCCACACGCACCCCCCTAGGTAGGTTTGGGGGGGGGTTATCTGGATTTTCTCCGGCTGACCTAGGCGCTCATGCAATGAAAGCCGCACTGGCGAAAGCTGGGGTTTCCGGTGAAAACTTGGATCTTTATATTTTCGGAAATGTGTTGCGAGCAGGACACGGACAACTAATACCCCGTCAAGCTGCTTTGAAAGCAGGTATACCCGCTACAGTCGATGGATATGCCATTGATATGGTTTGTTCTTCTGCTATGATGAGTCTGATTAATGGCTGCTACACTATTAAAGCCGGAGAGGCTGATCTAGTGCTGGCAGGGGGGACTGAGTGTATGTCGCAAACGGGGTTCTTTTTGTCTCACCGCGCTAGGTGGGGTTATAAGTTCCTTATGGGAGCCCCAGAGCAGTTGATGGATATTCTGCTTTATGATGGTTTGACAGACTCTACTACCGGAGACGGTATGGGGGATGAAACTGAACGTTTGGCGGCTGAACATGGTTTCAGTCGTCAGGCTTTGGACGAGGTGGCTTTTTACTCCCAAAAACGCGCGGCGGAAGCTACCGAAAAGGGATTGTTTAAAAATGAAATCTCCCCCATTGAGGTGTCTAGCCGTAAGGGAACTCAGGTGATTGATACTGATGAGGGTATCCGCGCTGAGACTACTTTGGAAAGTTTGGCTAAGTTGCGTCCAGCTTTTCAGAAAGATGGGGTCTTGACTGCTGGGAATAGTTCCCAAATTTCTGATGGTGCGGCGGCGATTATTTTGGCTAGTGAGGCTGCTGTACAAAAGTATGGCTTGAAACCTCTGGCTAAAGTGCTGGGAGGCGCTTGGGCTGGTGGTGAAAGTTGGCGGTTTCCAGAAGTGCCGATTTTCGCTACTCAGAAATTACTGGGTCGCCTGAAAATGTCGGTTAATGATTTCGATTTGCTTGAAAATAACGAGGCTTTTGCTGTTAGTACCTTGTTATTTGATAAAATGTTGGGGGTCTCTCAAGATAAGTTGAATGTTAATGGTGGGGCGATCGCTCTCGGACACCCTATTGGCGCTTCCGGTTCCCGCATTGTTGTGACTTTACTTAATGCTTTGGAACAACATGATAAGAGTTTGGGTCTCGCCGCTTTGTGTCATGGTACTGGTGGCGGTACGGCTTTTGCTATTGAGCGTGTCTAG
- the phaB gene encoding acetoacetyl-CoA reductase PhaB, which yields MVSLGLEDKVIIVTGGARGIGAAIVKLLVEFGAKVASIDVIDGETPPGGLALKADVTKLDSMESAAKEIGEKLGTVYGVVANAGITRDNFFTKLTDEDWDQVIAVNLKGVKNTIQPFIQGMYDQNAGSIVAISSISGDRGNAGQTNYASTKAAVIGMMKSIAREGARFNVRANAIAPGFINTEMTQKIPDKVRDKITAEIPFRRFGEPEDIAWAVAFLLSPVASSYVTGEVLRVNGAHHT from the coding sequence ATGGTTTCTTTAGGACTTGAGGATAAGGTGATTATTGTCACTGGCGGCGCACGGGGTATCGGCGCGGCTATTGTGAAGTTATTGGTCGAGTTTGGCGCGAAAGTTGCATCTATTGATGTCATTGACGGGGAAACTCCCCCAGGTGGACTGGCGCTTAAAGCTGATGTCACTAAGTTGGACAGTATGGAGTCCGCTGCTAAGGAAATTGGCGAGAAGTTGGGGACTGTTTATGGTGTCGTCGCTAATGCTGGTATTACCCGCGATAATTTCTTTACTAAGTTGACTGATGAAGATTGGGATCAGGTTATTGCTGTTAACCTTAAAGGGGTGAAAAATACCATTCAGCCTTTTATTCAAGGTATGTATGACCAGAATGCTGGCTCTATCGTCGCTATTAGCTCTATCTCAGGCGATCGCGGTAATGCTGGACAAACTAATTATGCTTCCACTAAAGCTGCTGTCATTGGGATGATGAAATCTATCGCACGGGAAGGCGCTCGTTTTAATGTCCGCGCTAATGCGATCGCACCCGGTTTTATTAATACCGAAATGACTCAAAAAATCCCTGATAAAGTCCGCGATAAAATTACCGCAGAAATTCCTTTCCGGCGTTTTGGTGAACCTGAAGATATCGCCTGGGCTGTCGCTTTTTTACTCTCTCCTGTCGCTAGTAGTTATGTCACCGGAGAGGTATTGCGTGTTAATGGCGCTCACCATACCTAG
- a CDS encoding PQQ-binding-like beta-propeller repeat protein encodes MSINRTEINWEHIGHANYVVAMAAMDGALYAITQDYKLWIRVAVPGDINWQVIGQANQAVAMAAANNMLFAATQDGSFWVREGVAEDIKWDKIGQAEKVIAMTASDGNLYAVTSDNKLLTREVNTEDIPWVEIGHANNVVGLTATGGKLYAATSDNNLWMRDTVHEDLIWQQIGHANNVVAMAASEGKLFAATSDNRLWIRPSEAS; translated from the coding sequence ATGAGTATTAATAGAACAGAGATAAATTGGGAACACATCGGTCATGCTAACTATGTGGTCGCTATGGCTGCCATGGATGGTGCCCTTTATGCAATTACTCAAGATTATAAGTTGTGGATTAGGGTGGCTGTCCCTGGGGATATTAACTGGCAGGTGATTGGTCAGGCTAATCAGGCTGTCGCTATGGCTGCCGCTAATAATATGTTATTTGCTGCTACCCAAGATGGCTCCTTCTGGGTCCGTGAAGGGGTGGCTGAGGATATCAAATGGGATAAGATTGGTCAGGCTGAGAAGGTGATAGCCATGACCGCCAGTGACGGTAATCTCTATGCCGTTACTTCGGATAATAAGTTATTGACTCGGGAGGTCAATACTGAGGATATTCCTTGGGTCGAGATTGGTCATGCTAATAATGTGGTGGGATTAACTGCTACGGGTGGAAAACTTTATGCTGCTACTTCTGACAATAATCTCTGGATGCGCGATACTGTCCACGAGGATTTGATCTGGCAGCAAATTGGTCATGCTAATAATGTGGTGGCTATGGCTGCTAGTGAAGGGAAATTGTTTGCTGCTACTTCTGATAATCGTTTATGGATACGTCCGTCTGAGGCTTCTTAA
- a CDS encoding allophycocyanin subunit alpha-B, protein MTVVSQVILKADDELRYPTTGELKNISDFLKTGEQRLRIVDTLTENEKKIVDRASAQLWKKRPDFIAPGGNAAGQRERSLCLRDYGWYLRVITYGILSGDKDPIESIGLIGVKEMYNSLGVPMPGMVEAIRCLKEASLALLDDEDAKEAAPYFDFIIQAMS, encoded by the coding sequence ATGACTGTAGTAAGCCAAGTTATTCTCAAGGCCGACGATGAACTCCGTTACCCGACCACTGGGGAACTCAAGAATATTAGTGATTTCTTGAAAACTGGTGAGCAAAGGTTGCGGATTGTCGATACACTTACCGAAAACGAAAAAAAGATTGTTGACCGTGCTAGTGCACAACTGTGGAAGAAGCGCCCAGATTTTATTGCCCCCGGTGGTAATGCCGCTGGACAGCGGGAACGTTCCTTGTGTTTGCGGGACTATGGCTGGTATCTGCGTGTAATTACCTATGGCATTCTGTCTGGAGATAAAGATCCTATTGAAAGCATTGGCTTGATTGGGGTTAAGGAAATGTACAATTCTCTGGGTGTTCCTATGCCGGGAATGGTAGAGGCTATCCGTTGCCTCAAGGAAGCATCTCTGGCGCTTTTGGATGATGAAGATGCTAAGGAGGCAGCCCCTTACTTTGACTTTATTATCCAAGCTATGTCCTAA
- the rlmD gene encoding 23S rRNA (uracil(1939)-C(5))-methyltransferase RlmD: MATWQQGQQIEVSITDLAEGGNGVGRYQDRVVFVPDTVPGDRALVRLTRVKSKYAEAKILKLITTSSSRIRPHCIVADKCGGCQWQHIDYDFQLEAKRGLVVNALTKMGGFIEPPVAPVLPSPQSLAYRNKVTYPLRLSSTGQVQAGYYQKGSHRLINLNQCPVQDQRLNPLLANIKQDIQNRGWLVYDEQQHTGTIRHLSFRIGRRTGEILLTLVVKDNNLPQLKEQADIWLQQYPQLVGVCLNINSDRTNAILGKNTHCLIGKPYIHEIFADLKLRLTSDNFFQVNTEAAESLLSAISSELNLQGHEILVDAYCGIGTFTLPLAKQLGQNFPPGEIRAIGLESQAGAVEQAISNADLNDINHVEFRVGNVQKLLPEIPFQPDIVVLDPPRQGCDRTVIQTLLNLQPQRIVYISCRPVTLARDLQLLCENGIYQLTKVQPADFFPQTSHVECAAFLTLSH, from the coding sequence ATGGCAACTTGGCAGCAAGGTCAACAGATAGAAGTCTCAATTACAGATTTAGCAGAAGGCGGAAACGGAGTCGGACGATATCAAGACCGAGTTGTGTTTGTCCCAGATACGGTCCCAGGCGATCGCGCTTTGGTCAGACTCACACGGGTTAAGTCTAAATACGCAGAAGCCAAAATACTTAAACTGATCACAACGTCATCATCCCGTATCCGTCCCCATTGCATTGTTGCTGACAAATGTGGGGGCTGTCAGTGGCAGCATATAGATTATGATTTCCAACTAGAAGCCAAAAGGGGTTTAGTAGTTAATGCGTTAACCAAAATGGGGGGATTTATAGAACCACCAGTAGCCCCAGTTTTGCCCTCCCCTCAATCTTTAGCCTATCGCAATAAAGTTACCTATCCCCTACGATTATCTTCTACAGGTCAGGTACAAGCTGGATATTATCAAAAGGGGAGCCATCGGTTAATTAATTTGAATCAGTGTCCGGTGCAAGATCAGCGCCTCAATCCTTTATTGGCTAACATTAAACAGGATATCCAAAATCGCGGGTGGCTGGTTTATGATGAACAACAACACACTGGCACTATCCGCCATCTTTCTTTTCGCATAGGGCGGCGCACAGGGGAAATTTTGCTCACTCTTGTAGTCAAAGATAATAATTTACCACAACTTAAAGAACAGGCTGATATCTGGCTACAGCAATATCCACAATTGGTGGGAGTTTGTCTTAATATCAATAGCGATCGCACTAATGCTATCCTTGGCAAAAATACCCATTGTCTCATCGGCAAACCTTATATACATGAGATATTTGCTGATTTAAAGTTGCGCTTGACTTCGGACAATTTCTTTCAAGTCAATACGGAAGCGGCGGAATCTCTGTTATCAGCTATTTCCTCGGAGTTGAATTTGCAGGGTCACGAAATTCTAGTAGATGCTTACTGTGGTATCGGCACGTTTACTCTACCCCTAGCAAAACAATTAGGACAGAATTTCCCCCCAGGAGAAATTAGGGCGATCGGTTTGGAGTCCCAAGCTGGGGCGGTAGAACAAGCTATTTCTAATGCTGATTTAAATGATATTAATCATGTAGAGTTTCGCGTCGGTAACGTCCAAAAACTCTTGCCAGAAATACCATTTCAGCCAGATATAGTTGTGCTAGATCCACCCCGACAAGGATGCGATCGCACTGTTATTCAAACTCTCTTAAATCTACAGCCTCAACGCATTGTTTATATCAGTTGTCGTCCCGTTACTTTGGCACGAGATTTACAACTACTCTGCGAAAACGGCATTTATCAACTCACCAAAGTACAACCTGCCGATTTTTTCCCACAAACCTCCCATGTTGAATGTGCAGCCTTTTTGACTCTTAGTCACTAA
- the thiO gene encoding glycine oxidase ThiO — protein MITSSHQKSDIIVIGGGIIGLSVAIALQWRGATVTVCSRNTQEAAGYVAAGMLAPQAERIPPSPLLDLALRSRSLYQPWTRQIQDLTGLDTGYWPCGILAPVYQYPHQTQLPQTPESPAIWLEADQLITQQPGLTSEVVGGWWFPQDGQVDNRRLLMRSLIHASQQLGIQIRDGVEVQEIATTTNKIKQINTNQGAIVASHYILAAGAWSGQILPIPVYPIKGQMLSLRVPSDISQLPLKQVLFGSGIYIVPRRDGLIVLGATAENVGFHKSLTPKGINTLLSEATRLYPGLAEFPIEEFWSGFRPTTPDELPILGRSPFENLTLATGHHRNGILLAPITAELIADLVCYDKSDPLLEYFCWDRFSS, from the coding sequence ATGATTACCTCAAGTCATCAAAAAAGTGATATAATTGTTATAGGTGGTGGTATTATTGGGTTATCTGTGGCGATCGCTCTCCAATGGCGAGGCGCAACTGTCACCGTCTGTAGCCGCAATACTCAAGAGGCGGCGGGATATGTGGCGGCGGGGATGTTAGCACCCCAGGCGGAAAGAATTCCCCCAAGTCCTCTGCTTGATTTAGCCCTCCGTAGTCGATCGCTTTATCAACCTTGGACTAGACAAATTCAAGACCTCACTGGCTTAGATACCGGTTATTGGCCTTGTGGTATTCTCGCCCCCGTTTACCAATATCCCCACCAAACACAACTACCACAAACTCCTGAAAGTCCCGCTATCTGGCTAGAAGCTGATCAGCTGATCACTCAACAACCCGGTTTAACTTCAGAAGTGGTTGGAGGATGGTGGTTTCCACAAGATGGTCAAGTTGACAACCGCCGCCTATTAATGCGATCGCTAATTCATGCCAGCCAACAATTAGGCATCCAAATTAGGGATGGTGTAGAAGTCCAAGAAATCGCCACCACCACTAATAAAATTAAGCAAATCAACACTAACCAAGGGGCGATCGTCGCTTCCCACTACATTCTCGCAGCCGGAGCTTGGTCAGGTCAAATCCTGCCTATCCCAGTATACCCCATAAAAGGTCAAATGTTATCACTGCGAGTCCCTAGTGATATTTCCCAACTACCCCTAAAACAGGTTCTATTTGGGTCTGGTATTTATATTGTACCTCGTCGTGATGGTTTAATCGTCCTGGGGGCTACCGCTGAAAATGTCGGCTTTCACAAGAGTCTCACCCCCAAAGGAATAAATACTCTCCTCTCAGAGGCTACCCGACTTTATCCCGGACTCGCAGAGTTTCCCATTGAGGAATTTTGGTCCGGTTTTCGCCCTACTACCCCCGACGAATTACCTATCTTGGGTAGGAGTCCCTTTGAGAATTTAACCCTAGCTACAGGTCATCACCGTAATGGTATTTTACTAGCCCCTATTACCGCTGAATTAATTGCTGATTTGGTATGCTATGACAAATCAGACCCTCTACTAGAATACTTCTGCTGGGATCGCTTTTCTAGCTAA